In Kitasatospora sp. NA04385, a single genomic region encodes these proteins:
- a CDS encoding DUF4259 domain-containing protein has translation MGTWATGPFDNDVAADFADGLDEATPERRAALVRTAPTRALRAPDGLDHSVGLPTVAAAALVAAQCPGGEPVTSGYGPQQPLPSLVELRPLAARVVARALGPDSDLVEGWCTYAAHLAGRVGAAARRPARARAPVPGQDTLF, from the coding sequence GTGGGCACCTGGGCCACCGGCCCCTTCGACAACGACGTCGCCGCCGACTTCGCGGACGGCCTGGACGAGGCCACCCCGGAGCGGCGCGCCGCCCTGGTCCGCACCGCGCCGACCCGCGCCCTGCGCGCCCCGGACGGCCTGGACCACTCCGTCGGCCTGCCCACCGTCGCCGCCGCCGCGCTGGTGGCCGCGCAGTGCCCGGGCGGCGAGCCGGTCACCAGCGGCTACGGTCCCCAGCAGCCGCTGCCGTCGCTCGTCGAACTGCGTCCGCTCGCGGCCAGAGTGGTCGCCCGGGCCCTCGGCCCCGACTCCGACCTGGTCGAGGGCTGGTGCACGTACGCCGCCCACCTGGCGGGGCGGGTCGGAGCGGCTGCACGCCGTCCTGCGCGAGCCCGCGCCCCCGTTCCCGGCCAGGACACCCTGTTCTGA